The stretch of DNA TTGCCACTGCTATTTCGCGTGGCATCACCCTTCGCATCGGCAGGGAAGACTGGGATATCCGCGTCCCAACCCGCAGGCAATTCGCCAGCGAACATGGCCTTCAATTCAGCAGCCTTTTCGGGATGATCCGACTGATACTTGGCCCATTGCTTCGACCAGGCTTCGTACGCTTCTGCGCCTCGGGCTCCCAGATTCGCCGCAAAATGCTCACGAACGCCATCAGGAACGTAGAACTTCTCATCCTTTGGCAGTCCGTAGCTTTCCTTAGCCAGGGCGACTTCATCCCAGCCCAAGGGTGCACCGTGTGCGTTGTGCGTGTTTTGCTTGTTGGGGGCACCATAACCGATGATGCTTTTGATGATGATGATCGTCGGCTTGTCTTTGCAAGCTTGGAAGTTCGCTACGGCTTTGGCAATCGCCTTTCGATCATTGGCATCAGCGACATGAACAACGTTCCACCCAAGACCTTCGAACCTAACGCCGACGTCTTCGCTGAACGCCAGATCGGTATCACCTTCGATCGTGATGCTGTTGTCGTCATAGAGCCAACAAACGTTATCGAGTTTCAGGTGCCCTGCGACGGAAGCAGCTTCACAAGCAACACCCTCCATTAGGTCCCCGTCGCTGCAAATCGCGTACACGTTGTAGTCAAACAACTTAGCGTCAGGAGTGTTGTAGTTTTCGGCGAGCCATTTTTGAGCCATCGCCATGCCAACACTGTTGCTGACACCAGCTCCCAAGGGTCCGGTCGTGGTTTCGATTCCGGCAGCTTCGCCATACTCGGGGTGGCCCGCGCAAACGCTACCGATTTGGCGAAAGTTTTTGATTGCGTCGAGCGAAATGGCAAGCTCGCCGTTGCCTTTGCCATTGCGATCCACCTCTTTAACGCCCGCCAAGTGCAGGGTGCTATAGAGCAGCATCGAGGCATGTCCGCAGGACAGAACAAAGCGATCGCGTCCGGGCCACTGAGGGTTTTCCGGATCGTAGCTCATCGTGTGATTGAACAATTGATATGCGATTGGCGCTAATGCCATCGGCGTACCGGGGTGACCGCTGTTGGCCGTTTGCACGGCGTCCATGCTGAGGGCTCGGATGGTGTCAACGGCCAAGGTGTCGATGTCAGTCGATGCAACGCTCATCGGCGAGGTCTCTCTTTGAACGATTTGAGTAGGAAATTGCTTAGCAAATCGTAATGACCCAGCAGTCGAATCGAAAGGGCTGGACGCTAGAAAACTGCCCCCTCACAGGACAGACCGCCGACGCGACGCCACATCACGATCCCTGCACTCTCCATCAACAGCCATTCTGTCGACCAATGCTGCCCAGGGACGACCACCTGCGGAAAAAAGCGATCACCAGCAGAGCTTTACACACCGCCTAGTTCGGATTGTGAGGGAAAGGAGTCGTCAATCGCCTGCAGCAACCATGCCCCGCAGAGAAATGCCGCGAATCTTGGATTATGATCTGTATCAAGGCTCACGCGTACCTCTTCTGATCGCGACCCGAGCAATACACTCAAACGCACTATCGCTTGCGTCTACTACGATTCACCCAAAATAGACCTGGCGTGCAGTATGCCGGACGTT from Rubripirellula amarantea encodes:
- the tkt gene encoding transketolase; protein product: MSVASTDIDTLAVDTIRALSMDAVQTANSGHPGTPMALAPIAYQLFNHTMSYDPENPQWPGRDRFVLSCGHASMLLYSTLHLAGVKEVDRNGKGNGELAISLDAIKNFRQIGSVCAGHPEYGEAAGIETTTGPLGAGVSNSVGMAMAQKWLAENYNTPDAKLFDYNVYAICSDGDLMEGVACEAASVAGHLKLDNVCWLYDDNSITIEGDTDLAFSEDVGVRFEGLGWNVVHVADANDRKAIAKAVANFQACKDKPTIIIIKSIIGYGAPNKQNTHNAHGAPLGWDEVALAKESYGLPKDEKFYVPDGVREHFAANLGARGAEAYEAWSKQWAKYQSDHPEKAAELKAMFAGELPAGWDADIPVFPADAKGDATRNSSGKVLNAIAKNIPFMIGGSADLAPSNKSDLTFDGAGEFLPKQYSGRNLHFGIREHAMSGIVNGLSLSGLRAYGATFFVFTDYMRGGMRLAAIMHQPVLYILTHDSIGVGEDGPTHQPVEHLTACRAIPNLFVFRPGDSNEVAECYRTAMQMHRSPAAFVLSRQNMPTLCRDKYAAASGCAKGGYVLKDCDGTPDVILMGSGSELNYAVSAAETLEAEGKKVRVVSMPCMDLFADQDQAYIDEVLPPAVTNRVAVEAGLRMCWDRWIGSQGKFVGMSGYGASGPFDKVYEHFGINAAAVAAAAKA